The following are encoded together in the Thermus neutrinimicus genome:
- a CDS encoding gamma carbonic anhydrase family protein, with translation MSVYRFEDKLPRVHPSAFIAPGAYVVGEVEVGEGASIWFAAVVRGDLERVVIGPGSNVQDGAVLHADPGFPCLLGAGVTVGHRAVVHGAVVEEGALVGMGAVVLNGARVGRNAVVGAGAVVPPGMEIPEGTLALGVPARVKGPAEPPGNAPRYRALAERYQKGLLAMDLPRRYRLTLRGQDALNPFSELHLRLKRTRREALEALRRASQGFPLALDEALPLVEEGFLVPE, from the coding sequence TTGAGCGTTTACCGCTTTGAGGACAAGCTTCCCAGGGTGCACCCCAGCGCCTTCATCGCCCCCGGGGCCTACGTGGTGGGGGAGGTGGAGGTGGGGGAGGGAGCCTCCATCTGGTTTGCCGCCGTGGTGCGGGGGGATTTGGAGCGGGTGGTGATCGGCCCGGGAAGCAACGTCCAGGATGGCGCGGTTCTCCACGCCGACCCCGGTTTTCCCTGCCTTTTGGGGGCCGGGGTTACCGTGGGGCACCGGGCGGTGGTCCACGGGGCGGTGGTGGAGGAAGGAGCCCTGGTGGGCATGGGGGCGGTGGTGCTAAACGGGGCCCGGGTGGGGCGGAATGCGGTGGTGGGGGCAGGGGCGGTGGTTCCCCCGGGAATGGAGATCCCCGAGGGCACCCTGGCCTTGGGGGTTCCAGCCCGGGTCAAGGGTCCCGCTGAGCCGCCGGGCAACGCTCCCCGGTACCGGGCCCTGGCGGAGCGGTACCAGAAGGGGCTTTTGGCCATGGACCTTCCCAGGCGCTACCGGCTTACCCTGCGGGGCCAGGATGCCTTGAACCCCTTCAGCGAGCTCCACCTCCGCCTGAAGCGCACCCGGAGGGAGGCTCTGGAAGCCTTGAGGCGGGCTTCCCAGGGATTTCCCCTGGCCTTGGATGAGGCCCTGCCCTTGGTGGAGGAGGGCTTCCTCGTCCCGGAGTGA
- a CDS encoding CaiB/BaiF CoA transferase family protein: MQPLSGIKVLDLSRVLAGPLCTMILADLGAEVIKVEPPWGDETRGWGPPFAKGESAYFLSVNRGKKSLALDLKTLEGQEVVRRLAQGADVLVENFKTGDLKRYGLDYESLRELNPRLVYLSITGFGHTGPRAQEPGYDAALQGYTGIMSVTGEPQGPPMKVGVAWIDVMTGMMGAVAVLSALYERERSGLGQQVDLSLFDVGLFALANLGESYLLTGKPPKRLGNAHAQIVPYGAFPAADGWLVLAVGNDEQFARLCQALNLPDLLARFPTNAARVEGREEVVEAISQVLKTQPRAHWLQRFGERGIPAAPVNDLAEAFQDPQAQARGAIWTLSHPLLGPLPTLANPLRFLSRTPASPSLPPPLLGEHTEDVLREAGYTPEEVARLVEKGVVRTQAKEGR; the protein is encoded by the coding sequence ATGCAGCCTCTTTCCGGCATCAAGGTGCTGGACCTCTCCCGGGTGCTGGCGGGACCCCTTTGCACCATGATCCTGGCGGACTTAGGGGCGGAGGTCATCAAGGTGGAACCCCCCTGGGGGGATGAGACCCGGGGCTGGGGACCCCCTTTTGCGAAGGGGGAAAGCGCCTACTTCCTCTCGGTGAACCGGGGTAAGAAGAGCCTGGCCCTGGACCTCAAGACCCTCGAGGGCCAGGAGGTGGTGCGGAGGCTAGCCCAAGGGGCCGATGTCCTGGTGGAAAACTTCAAGACCGGGGACCTGAAGCGTTACGGCCTGGACTACGAAAGCCTGAGGGAGCTTAATCCCCGCCTGGTCTACCTCTCCATCACCGGCTTCGGCCACACGGGACCAAGGGCCCAGGAACCCGGATACGATGCCGCCTTGCAGGGCTACACCGGCATCATGTCCGTAACCGGGGAGCCCCAAGGCCCACCCATGAAGGTGGGGGTAGCCTGGATCGACGTGATGACGGGGATGATGGGGGCGGTGGCGGTGCTTTCCGCCCTTTACGAAAGGGAAAGGAGCGGGCTGGGTCAGCAGGTGGACCTTTCCCTCTTCGACGTGGGCCTCTTCGCCCTGGCCAACCTGGGGGAAAGCTACCTCCTCACGGGCAAGCCCCCCAAGCGCCTAGGCAACGCCCACGCCCAGATCGTGCCCTACGGGGCCTTTCCCGCGGCGGACGGCTGGCTTGTTTTGGCGGTGGGGAACGACGAGCAGTTCGCTAGGCTCTGCCAGGCCCTAAACCTCCCGGACCTCTTGGCGCGGTTTCCCACCAACGCGGCGAGGGTGGAGGGGCGGGAAGAGGTGGTGGAGGCGATTTCCCAAGTGCTAAAGACCCAACCCCGGGCTCACTGGCTGCAAAGGTTCGGGGAAAGGGGCATCCCCGCCGCCCCGGTCAACGACCTGGCCGAGGCCTTCCAAGACCCCCAGGCCCAGGCCCGGGGGGCCATCTGGACCCTTTCCCACCCCCTTCTGGGCCCTTTGCCCACCCTGGCGAACCCCTTGCGCTTCCTGTCCCGAACCCCGGCAAGCCCCTCCCTGCCCCCGCCCCTACTAGGGGAGCACACGGAGGACGTGCTCAGGGAGGCGGGCTATACCCCGGAGGAGGTGGCCCGGCTTGTGGAAAAGGGTGTGGTCCGCACCCAGGCCAAGGAGGGGCGGTGA
- the folE gene encoding GTP cyclohydrolase I FolE — translation MERKMVELEDTGLTFETHVDLGRLRRLAAEWLEVIGEDPSREGLLKTPERVAKAWAFLTRGYRQDLKAIVNGAIFPAEGSEMVVVKGIEFYSMCEHHLLPFFGQVHIGYIPGEKILGLSKFARIVDMFARRLQVQERLAVQIAEAIQEILEPQGVGVVVEGVHLCMMMRGVEKQHSRTVTSAMLGVLRESQKTREEFLSHLK, via the coding sequence ATGGAACGCAAGATGGTGGAGCTCGAGGATACGGGTCTTACCTTTGAAACCCACGTGGACCTGGGGCGCCTAAGGCGCCTTGCGGCGGAATGGCTGGAGGTCATCGGGGAGGATCCCAGCCGGGAGGGCCTCCTGAAGACCCCCGAGCGGGTGGCCAAGGCCTGGGCCTTCCTCACCCGGGGCTACCGCCAGGACCTGAAGGCCATCGTCAACGGGGCCATCTTCCCCGCCGAGGGGAGCGAGATGGTGGTGGTGAAGGGCATAGAGTTCTACTCCATGTGCGAGCACCACCTCCTTCCCTTTTTCGGCCAGGTGCACATCGGCTACATTCCGGGCGAGAAGATCCTGGGCCTTTCCAAGTTCGCCCGCATCGTGGACATGTTTGCAAGAAGGCTTCAGGTGCAGGAGCGCCTGGCCGTTCAGATCGCCGAGGCCATTCAGGAGATCCTCGAGCCCCAGGGGGTAGGGGTGGTGGTGGAGGGGGTGCACCTTTGCATGATGATGCGGGGTGTGGAAAAGCAGCACTCCCGCACCGTGACCAGCGCCATGCTGGGGGTCTTGCGGGAGAGCCAGAAGACCCGGGAAGAGTTTCTGAGCCACCTAAAGTGA
- the typA gene encoding translational GTPase TypA, with translation MDIRNIAIIAHVDHGKTTLVDAMLRQAKALSKEEGERILDSGDLEKERGITILAKNTAVVWGGVKINIVDTPGHADFGGEVERALSLVDGVLLLVDAAEGPMPQTRFVLRKALQAGLKPIVVLNKVDKKEARPDEVLSLTFDLMVELGATEEQLDFPYLYAIGREGRAWREAPREDLSELFQTILEHIPSPRWEEGPFQLLVASLDHSPYLGRIAIGKVARGRVGKGESVAILKENETLSARVVAVYTHQGLERMEVEESLPGDIVALAGVEGVEIGDTLAAKEAPEALPRLKVDEPTVALTLTPNTSPFAGREGVHVTGQKLKERLLRELRTNLALQVEEVGPEVFELRGRGELHLAILLETMRREGYEFSVGQPRVLTKDGLEPYELLVVEVPQDRFGSVMEALGARRAEMVHMEVGERVRAEFVVPARALFGLRSLFLSLTGGEGLLSHTFHGFGPEAGPIPTRTTGSAVAMEAGVATAYSLNRLQERVRFFIEPGTEVYVGMILGEHVRENDLDVNVTTAKKLTNIRAAGSDENIRLIPPRKLSLEEALEFLAEDELLEVTPQSLRLRKKVLDPSKRKRLVGK, from the coding sequence ATGGATATTAGAAATATTGCCATCATTGCCCACGTGGATCACGGGAAAACCACCCTGGTGGACGCCATGCTCCGTCAGGCCAAGGCCTTGTCCAAGGAGGAAGGGGAACGGATCCTGGACTCGGGCGACCTGGAGAAGGAGCGGGGCATTACCATCCTGGCCAAGAACACCGCCGTAGTCTGGGGTGGGGTGAAGATCAACATCGTGGACACCCCTGGCCATGCTGACTTCGGCGGGGAGGTGGAACGGGCCCTCTCCCTGGTGGACGGTGTTCTTCTCCTGGTGGATGCCGCCGAAGGCCCCATGCCCCAGACCCGCTTTGTCCTGCGAAAGGCCCTCCAAGCTGGGCTCAAGCCCATCGTGGTGCTCAACAAGGTGGACAAGAAGGAGGCCCGCCCCGACGAGGTGCTGAGCCTCACCTTCGACCTCATGGTGGAGCTGGGGGCCACGGAGGAGCAGCTGGACTTCCCCTACCTCTACGCCATCGGTCGCGAGGGTCGGGCCTGGCGGGAAGCACCCCGGGAAGATCTCTCGGAGCTTTTCCAGACCATCCTCGAGCACATCCCCTCCCCCAGGTGGGAGGAGGGACCTTTCCAGCTTCTGGTGGCCAGTCTGGACCACTCCCCCTACCTGGGGCGGATCGCCATCGGCAAGGTGGCCCGGGGCCGGGTGGGCAAAGGGGAAAGCGTGGCCATCTTGAAGGAAAACGAGACCCTTTCCGCCAGGGTGGTGGCGGTCTACACCCACCAGGGCCTGGAACGGATGGAGGTAGAGGAAAGCCTTCCCGGGGACATCGTGGCCCTGGCGGGGGTGGAGGGGGTTGAAATCGGGGACACCTTGGCCGCCAAAGAAGCCCCTGAGGCCCTTCCCCGCCTTAAGGTGGACGAGCCCACCGTGGCCCTCACCCTCACCCCCAACACCTCCCCCTTCGCCGGACGGGAGGGCGTGCACGTGACGGGCCAGAAGTTGAAGGAACGCCTACTTAGGGAGCTTCGCACCAACCTGGCCCTTCAGGTGGAGGAGGTGGGCCCCGAGGTCTTTGAGCTTAGGGGCCGGGGAGAGCTCCACCTGGCCATCCTCTTGGAAACCATGCGCCGGGAAGGCTACGAGTTCAGCGTGGGCCAGCCCCGGGTGCTCACCAAGGATGGCCTCGAGCCCTACGAGCTTTTGGTGGTTGAGGTACCCCAGGACCGCTTTGGAAGCGTCATGGAGGCCCTGGGGGCCCGGCGGGCGGAGATGGTGCACATGGAGGTGGGGGAAAGGGTGCGGGCGGAGTTCGTGGTCCCAGCCCGGGCCCTTTTTGGCCTCCGGAGCCTTTTCCTTTCCCTCACGGGGGGAGAGGGCCTTCTAAGCCACACTTTCCACGGCTTCGGCCCCGAGGCGGGTCCCATCCCTACCCGCACCACGGGAAGCGCCGTGGCCATGGAGGCGGGGGTGGCCACCGCCTATAGCCTCAACCGCCTGCAGGAGCGGGTGCGGTTTTTCATCGAGCCGGGCACGGAGGTCTACGTGGGTATGATCCTGGGGGAGCACGTGCGGGAAAACGATCTGGATGTGAACGTCACCACCGCCAAGAAGCTCACCAACATCCGGGCCGCGGGCTCTGACGAGAACATCCGCCTGATTCCTCCTAGAAAGCTTTCCCTCGAGGAGGCCCTGGAGTTTCTCGCCGAGGATGAGCTTCTGGAGGTAACCCCCCAAAGCCTTCGCCTGCGCAAGAAGGTGCTGGACCCTTCCAAGCGGAAGCGCCTGGTGGGGAAGTAG
- a CDS encoding NUDIX hydrolase: MELGAGGLVFNEKGEVLLLRDRMGFWVFPKGHLEPGETLEVAAVREVQEETGVKAEVLAPLFPTRYVNPKGVEREIHWFLMRGEGEPRLEKGMTGLGWFSPEEARLLLSFPEDLRLLEVALERLPL, translated from the coding sequence GTGGAGCTAGGGGCGGGGGGTTTGGTCTTCAACGAGAAGGGGGAGGTGCTCCTCCTCCGCGACCGCATGGGCTTCTGGGTGTTTCCCAAGGGGCACCTGGAGCCGGGGGAGACCCTCGAGGTGGCCGCGGTGCGGGAGGTCCAGGAGGAAACCGGGGTAAAGGCGGAGGTTCTGGCTCCCCTTTTCCCCACCCGGTACGTAAACCCTAAGGGGGTGGAGCGGGAAATACACTGGTTTCTCATGCGGGGGGAAGGCGAGCCCCGCCTGGAAAAGGGGATGACGGGCCTGGGGTGGTTTAGCCCAGAGGAGGCCCGCTTGCTCCTTTCCTTTCCCGAGGACCTGCGCCTTCTGGAGGTGGCCCTTGAGCGTTTACCGCTTTGA
- a CDS encoding ABC transporter ATP-binding protein, translated as MEALRLEGLGKRYGRKPILEKISLSVRPGEVYALAGPNGSGKTTLIRLVTGLAFPSEGRALLLGEDVHRNPEARRHLGAVVEAPAAFYPYLTGRENLRMRAYLAGVREENRIGEVLARLRLLAVADQKVGSYSLGQRQRLGLAAALLHRPKVLVLDEPTSGLDPEGVELVHGLLQEVAREGAAVLLSTHHLEEVSRYAHRVGILGGGRLLDEVALEGRKAYRLEAEPLEGALALLKALPQVGSARIQGGAILFEGEVEAALGALLREGYRVKALHPQGFDLRLYYQERVKHA; from the coding sequence ATGGAAGCCCTAAGGCTAGAGGGCCTGGGCAAGCGCTACGGGCGCAAACCCATCCTGGAGAAGATAAGCCTCTCCGTACGTCCCGGGGAGGTGTATGCCCTGGCGGGGCCCAACGGCTCGGGGAAGACCACCCTCATCCGCCTGGTCACGGGCCTGGCCTTTCCCAGCGAGGGGAGGGCCCTCCTCCTGGGGGAGGACGTGCACCGGAACCCAGAGGCCCGGCGCCACCTGGGGGCGGTGGTGGAGGCGCCGGCCGCCTTCTACCCCTACCTCACGGGCCGGGAGAACCTCAGGATGCGGGCCTACCTGGCCGGGGTCAGGGAGGAAAACCGCATCGGCGAGGTACTGGCCCGGTTAAGGCTCCTGGCCGTGGCCGACCAGAAGGTGGGAAGCTACTCCTTGGGGCAACGCCAGCGCCTGGGCCTGGCGGCGGCCCTCCTGCACCGGCCCAAGGTCCTGGTCCTGGACGAGCCCACCAGCGGCCTGGACCCCGAGGGGGTGGAGCTGGTCCATGGCCTCTTGCAGGAGGTGGCAAGGGAGGGAGCAGCGGTTCTCCTTTCCACCCACCACCTCGAGGAGGTAAGCCGGTACGCCCACAGGGTGGGCATCCTGGGAGGGGGCAGGCTTCTGGACGAGGTGGCCCTGGAGGGGCGAAAGGCCTACCGCCTCGAGGCCGAGCCCCTGGAAGGCGCCCTGGCCCTCCTCAAGGCCCTGCCCCAGGTGGGTTCCGCCCGGATCCAAGGGGGGGCCATCCTCTTTGAGGGCGAGGTGGAGGCAGCCCTGGGGGCCCTTCTCAGGGAGGGGTACCGGGTGAAGGCCCTGCACCCCCAGGGCTTTGACCTGAGGCTTTACTACCAGGAAAGGGTGAAGCATGCTTAG
- a CDS encoding replication-associated recombination protein A → MKGMEPLAERLRPRSLDEVLGQPHLTGPKGLLRRMLEAKRLSSMVLFGPPGTGKTTLAQILAEGVGKPFLRLSAVEAGVKEVRAVVERARKEGGLVLFLDEAHRFNRTQQDSLLPHLESGLLTLIGATAENPAFQLTPALRSRLRFLPLRPLSEEDLLTLLKKALTDPRGLPGTPFEEEALRLLAQAAGGDARFALNTLELAASLGRVDAHSVKEALGAERFAMDREGDQFYDLVSALHKSLRGSHVDASLYYLARLLRAGADPLYLARRLIRVAVEDVGLADPLALRLAVAAKEAYEALGSPEGELALVEATVYLALAPKSNSLYTAWKKAEGAAGAHPHAPVPLNLRNAPTGLQRALGHGKGYAYYHEDKEGSFAQAYLPEGLEGLLLFEATGEGWEERVRERLKALRERFRK, encoded by the coding sequence ATGAAGGGGATGGAGCCCCTTGCCGAGCGCCTTAGGCCCCGTTCCCTGGACGAGGTCCTGGGCCAGCCCCACCTCACGGGGCCTAAAGGGCTTTTAAGGCGGATGCTGGAGGCGAAAAGGCTTTCCTCCATGGTCCTCTTCGGTCCTCCGGGCACGGGCAAGACCACCCTGGCCCAGATCCTGGCGGAAGGGGTGGGCAAACCCTTCCTAAGGCTTTCCGCGGTGGAGGCCGGGGTGAAAGAGGTAAGGGCGGTGGTGGAAAGGGCCAGGAAGGAGGGGGGTCTGGTCCTCTTCCTGGATGAGGCGCACCGCTTCAACCGCACCCAGCAGGACTCCCTTTTGCCCCACCTGGAATCCGGCCTCCTCACCCTGATCGGGGCCACCGCGGAAAACCCGGCCTTTCAGCTCACCCCCGCCCTGCGCTCCCGCCTCCGCTTCCTTCCCCTAAGACCCCTTTCCGAGGAGGACCTCCTCACCCTCCTGAAGAAGGCCCTCACGGACCCCAGGGGCCTCCCAGGAACCCCTTTTGAGGAGGAGGCCCTCCGCCTCCTGGCCCAGGCTGCCGGAGGGGATGCCCGCTTTGCCCTCAACACCCTGGAACTGGCCGCCTCCTTGGGCCGGGTGGACGCCCATAGCGTGAAGGAGGCCCTGGGAGCGGAGCGCTTCGCCATGGACCGGGAAGGGGACCAGTTTTACGACCTGGTTTCCGCCCTCCACAAAAGCCTTAGGGGAAGCCATGTGGACGCAAGCCTCTACTACCTGGCCAGGCTTCTTAGGGCCGGGGCCGACCCCCTATACCTGGCCCGGCGCCTCATCCGGGTGGCGGTGGAGGATGTGGGCCTCGCCGATCCCTTGGCCCTGCGGCTGGCGGTAGCGGCCAAGGAGGCCTATGAGGCCCTGGGAAGCCCGGAAGGGGAGCTGGCCCTGGTGGAGGCCACGGTCTACCTGGCCCTGGCCCCCAAGTCCAACAGCCTCTACACCGCCTGGAAGAAGGCAGAAGGGGCAGCCGGGGCCCATCCCCACGCCCCCGTTCCCCTGAACCTCAGGAACGCCCCCACCGGCCTTCAACGGGCCCTGGGCCACGGCAAGGGGTACGCCTACTACCACGAGGACAAGGAAGGAAGCTTTGCCCAAGCCTACCTGCCCGAGGGCCTGGAAGGCCTCCTCCTCTTTGAGGCCACGGGGGAGGGCTGGGAGGAGCGGGTGCGGGAGAGGCTCAAGGCCCTTAGGGAGCGGTTCCGAAAGTGA
- a CDS encoding ABC transporter permease, translating into MLRLLVFELYKLFRLRSVQLGLLAAFLLPFLWALAPGLKEVYGLVLASGWQVVSLSLMAGMEFLFPFLVVMAASESLGSEVAQGTLKSLLLHPLSRTRLILAKLLATLLYPFVLLGASFLGSLLAGLPHGLGGFYGGTGLGAGGFAGVGFLGAQEALGQLLFAHLLAGIILLPLGALALLYATIFLSTTASALAAVATLLLMRLLVAFPALTPFLLTTYLDLYLRPQAAGLGLPLLLIYTLGFAFLAALVFERKDL; encoded by the coding sequence ATGCTTAGGCTTCTGGTCTTTGAGCTCTACAAGCTCTTCCGCCTGCGCTCGGTGCAGCTTGGGCTTCTGGCCGCCTTCCTTCTCCCCTTCCTGTGGGCCCTGGCCCCGGGGCTTAAGGAGGTGTACGGCCTGGTCCTGGCCTCGGGCTGGCAGGTGGTTTCCCTAAGCCTCATGGCGGGGATGGAGTTCCTCTTTCCCTTTCTGGTGGTGATGGCAGCAAGCGAGTCCTTAGGGAGCGAGGTGGCCCAAGGCACCCTAAAAAGCCTCCTTCTCCACCCCCTTTCCCGGACCCGGCTGATCCTGGCCAAGCTCCTCGCCACCCTCCTCTACCCCTTCGTCCTCCTTGGGGCAAGCTTCCTGGGAAGCCTCCTGGCGGGCTTGCCCCACGGGTTAGGGGGGTTCTACGGGGGCACGGGGCTTGGGGCAGGGGGGTTTGCCGGGGTAGGCTTTCTGGGTGCCCAGGAAGCCCTGGGCCAGCTCCTTTTCGCCCACCTCCTGGCAGGGATCATCCTCTTACCCCTCGGCGCCTTGGCCCTCCTCTACGCCACCATCTTCCTCTCCACTACGGCAAGCGCCTTGGCGGCGGTGGCCACCCTGCTTCTCATGCGGCTGTTGGTGGCCTTCCCCGCCCTTACCCCCTTCCTCCTCACCACTTACCTGGATCTATACCTAAGGCCCCAGGCGGCGGGACTTGGCCTTCCCCTCCTCCTCATCTACACCCTGGGCTTCGCCTTCCTGGCGGCTTTGGTTTTCGAGCGCAAGGACCTCTAG
- a CDS encoding DUF1028 domain-containing protein produces MVVATFSLVAQDPNTGDLGVAVASKFLAVGSVVPFARAGVGAIATQSYANPRFGPQGLALLEQGASPEGVLEAFRRTDPGLEKRQFGLVSARGEALSFTGAECHPWAGGRAGKGFAAQGNLLAGPKVVEAMVEAFLREEGTPFPERLLLALKAGEEAGGDKRGKQSAALLVVGEGKGYGGLWDRYIDLRADDHPNPVEELFRLLSLHRLLFERPKERRPLAPEEVRWLQGVLRNLGLYAGEAHGEFDEATERAFLALIGMENLEERYQGGPEVDEATLSYLKRRYPWS; encoded by the coding sequence ATGGTGGTGGCCACCTTTTCCCTGGTGGCTCAGGACCCAAATACCGGGGACCTGGGCGTGGCCGTGGCCAGCAAGTTCCTGGCGGTGGGCTCGGTGGTCCCCTTCGCCCGGGCGGGGGTGGGGGCTATCGCCACCCAGTCCTACGCCAATCCCCGCTTCGGGCCGCAGGGGCTTGCCCTTTTGGAGCAAGGGGCCAGCCCGGAGGGGGTTTTGGAGGCCTTCCGCCGTACTGACCCTGGGTTGGAAAAGCGGCAGTTCGGCCTGGTGAGCGCCAGGGGTGAGGCCCTGAGCTTTACCGGGGCGGAGTGCCATCCCTGGGCCGGGGGAAGGGCGGGAAAGGGATTCGCCGCCCAGGGCAACCTCCTGGCAGGTCCTAAGGTGGTGGAGGCCATGGTGGAAGCCTTTTTGCGGGAGGAAGGGACGCCTTTTCCCGAGAGGCTCCTGCTGGCCTTAAAGGCGGGGGAAGAGGCGGGGGGGGATAAAAGGGGCAAGCAGTCCGCGGCGCTTCTGGTGGTGGGGGAGGGCAAGGGGTACGGAGGGCTTTGGGACCGGTACATCGACCTCCGGGCCGACGACCACCCAAACCCGGTGGAGGAGCTTTTCCGCCTGCTTTCCCTCCATCGCCTTCTCTTTGAAAGGCCCAAGGAGCGCCGTCCCTTGGCCCCGGAGGAGGTGCGGTGGTTGCAGGGGGTGCTCCGGAACCTGGGGCTTTATGCGGGAGAGGCGCACGGGGAGTTTGACGAGGCCACGGAGCGCGCTTTTCTTGCCCTGATCGGCATGGAGAACCTGGAGGAGCGCTACCAGGGAGGCCCGGAGGTGGACGAGGCTACCCTGAGCTACCTCAAAAGGAGGTATCCGTGGAGCTAG
- a CDS encoding carbohydrate ABC transporter permease, producing the protein MGRALGHLLVVLTLLFVLLPFLWMAYAAFMPKEAVYSGELFSKVGFSLENLQGLAKEGFWGRLLFSLGLSSGVVLLQLFTALLAAYALRAGLGLLPFYLVLMAIPAELLLVPLYGILKGLSLLDTALALVLPFAASPFVIYLVYQAMRAVPEELLEAARLDGAGHRVLLFGILFPLVRPTLVAAGVLAFAAHWNLVLYPRVMVSDPRLWTLQTWLTDLQRKYPTDWGLLSAAALFSVLPIALLYVLFERRVVATFEEGLKG; encoded by the coding sequence GTGGGCCGGGCTTTGGGGCACCTTTTGGTCGTTTTGACCTTGCTTTTTGTCCTCCTTCCCTTCCTATGGATGGCCTACGCCGCCTTCATGCCCAAGGAGGCGGTGTACTCAGGGGAGCTCTTCTCCAAGGTGGGCTTTAGCCTGGAAAACCTACAGGGCTTGGCCAAGGAGGGGTTTTGGGGCCGGCTTCTCTTCTCCCTGGGGCTTTCCTCGGGGGTGGTGCTCCTTCAGCTTTTCACCGCCCTTTTGGCCGCCTACGCCCTGAGGGCGGGGCTTGGGCTTCTGCCCTTTTACCTGGTGCTGATGGCCATACCCGCCGAGCTCCTCCTGGTGCCCCTCTATGGCATCCTCAAGGGGCTTTCCCTCCTGGATACCGCCTTGGCCTTGGTCCTGCCCTTCGCCGCCAGCCCCTTTGTCATCTACCTGGTCTACCAGGCCATGCGGGCGGTGCCGGAGGAGCTTTTGGAAGCCGCTCGACTCGATGGAGCGGGGCACCGGGTGCTTCTTTTCGGCATCCTTTTCCCCTTGGTGCGCCCCACCCTGGTGGCGGCTGGGGTTTTGGCCTTTGCCGCTCACTGGAACCTGGTGCTCTACCCCAGGGTAATGGTTTCCGACCCCAGGCTCTGGACCCTGCAGACCTGGCTTACGGACCTCCAGCGCAAGTACCCCACGGACTGGGGCCTGCTCTCGGCGGCGGCCCTCTTCTCCGTGCTCCCCATCGCCCTCCTATACGTGCTCTTTGAAAGACGGGTAGTGGCTACCTTTGAGGAGGGGTTAAAGGGGTGA
- a CDS encoding aminopeptidase, giving the protein MEAAFAQLLAEYCLEAQEGETILVEAETPALPLLPHLKRAFLKRGAYPLFRLGYPGEGRDFLLHGGAWLERIPEVERALYERADKFLRILSAENPLEGASLDPGLSLKYQRAWRPLAELRLQKRWALTLYPTVGYAVGAGMGTEEFREYLMGALFLDREDPVGAWRALSRFQEALIGRLSQGKELRIQAPGTDLRLSVAGRRWINSDGRRNMPSGEVFTGPLEDSAEGEVRFNLPAFAGGRRVEGVYLRFKGGEVVEARAEVGEEYLLAALATDEGARRLGEVGIGTNFGLTRPTGLILLDEKMGGTVHLALGRSYPETGGKNPSALHWDLVLSLREGRLLLDGKPLVEKGRFVGLSEPHPL; this is encoded by the coding sequence GTGGAAGCTGCCTTCGCTCAACTCCTGGCGGAGTACTGCCTCGAGGCCCAGGAAGGGGAGACCATCCTGGTGGAGGCGGAGACCCCGGCCCTGCCCCTCCTTCCCCATCTGAAAAGGGCCTTCCTGAAGCGGGGGGCCTACCCCCTTTTCCGCTTGGGCTACCCCGGGGAAGGGCGGGATTTCCTCCTCCACGGGGGGGCTTGGCTGGAAAGGATACCGGAGGTGGAGCGCGCTCTTTATGAGAGGGCGGACAAGTTCCTGCGCATCCTTTCCGCGGAAAACCCCTTGGAGGGGGCCTCTTTAGACCCCGGGCTTTCCCTTAAGTACCAGCGGGCCTGGCGGCCTTTGGCCGAGCTCCGCCTGCAAAAGCGCTGGGCCCTTACCCTCTACCCCACGGTGGGGTATGCGGTGGGGGCGGGGATGGGGACGGAGGAGTTCCGGGAGTACCTCATGGGGGCCTTATTCCTGGACCGGGAGGACCCGGTGGGCGCCTGGCGGGCCCTCTCCCGCTTCCAGGAGGCCCTGATCGGGAGGCTTTCCCAGGGGAAGGAGCTTCGCATCCAGGCCCCGGGCACGGACTTAAGGCTTTCCGTGGCGGGGAGGAGGTGGATCAACTCCGATGGCCGGCGCAACATGCCCTCGGGGGAGGTGTTCACCGGGCCCCTCGAGGATTCCGCCGAGGGCGAGGTGCGCTTTAACCTTCCCGCCTTCGCCGGGGGCAGGCGGGTGGAGGGGGTTTACCTGCGCTTCAAGGGGGGCGAGGTGGTGGAGGCCCGGGCGGAGGTGGGGGAGGAGTACCTGCTGGCGGCCCTAGCCACGGATGAGGGGGCCAGGCGGCTTGGCGAGGTGGGGATCGGCACCAACTTTGGCCTCACCCGGCCCACGGGCCTTATCCTCCTGGACGAGAAGATGGGGGGTACCGTGCACCTGGCCCTGGGCCGGAGCTACCCGGAAACCGGTGGGAAAAACCCAAGCGCCCTGCACTGGGACCTGGTGCTTTCCCTAAGGGAAGGGAGGCTTCTCCTAGACGGCAAGCCCCTGGTGGAGAAAGGGCGCTTTGTGGGCCTCTCTGAACCCCATCCCCTCTAG